The Megalopta genalis isolate 19385.01 chromosome 9, iyMegGena1_principal, whole genome shotgun sequence genome includes a window with the following:
- the nSMase gene encoding neutral sphingomyelinase isoform X2 yields the protein MSDKIVIKILTLNCWGIPYISKDRTSRMEAIADKLASEDYGIICLQEVWSPNDFKMIKAKTQEQLPYSHYFYSGVLGSGICVLSKYRIEDVMFHKWPLNGYVHKIHHGDWFGGKGVGLCRLKIHDMNVNVYTAHLHAEYSKHNDEYLAHRVLQAFDTAQLIKMTCGGADFAILGGDLNTEPQDLAYKIICGVAGLIDTCSNISNNLGTNECANNSYTSSKVARLFPNGKRIDYILYLSSKLYKVEVQDFHHPFPIRVPHKEFSYSDHEAVMAALNVSPGPSTQPQPTNVDVAETLKTAINICKTSLRIVRRQRIWYLVLASILIVPIVWSMGLDCGIASVPVSIGLNVIRAFLTAILCYSLFMSTIWNSVETNSLKEGCLEMEIYLKNLTEFVNIKR from the exons ATGTCAGACAAAATAGTTATAAAAATTTTAACTTTAAATTGTTG GGGAATACCATACATTTCTAAGGATAGGACAAGCCGTATGGAAGCAATTGCTGACAAATTAGCTAGTGAGGATTATGGTATTATTTGTTTACAAGAAGTCTGGTCTCcgaatgattttaaaatgattaaagcgAAAACGCAAGAGCAATTGCCATACTCACATTATTTTTATAG TGGTGTTCTTGGATCAGGAATTTGTGTCTTGTCAAAATATCGCATTGAAGATGTAATGTTTCATAAATGGCCTTTAAATGGATATGTTCACAAGATACACCATGGAGATTGGTTTGGAGGAAAGGGTGTTGGACTTTGCAGGCTCAAAATTCATGACATGAATGTTAACGTTTATACTGCGCAC TTGCATGCAGAGTATAGTAAGCATAATGATGAATACCTTGCACATAGAGTTTTACAAGCATTTGATACTGcccaattaataaaaatgactTGTGGTGGGGCTGACTTTGCTATATTGGGAGGTGATCTCAATACAGAgccacaagatttagcttataaAATCATTTGTGGTGTTGCTGGTTTAATTGACACTTGCTCaaacatttcaaataatttaggGACCAATGAGTGTGCCAATAACAGTTATACTAGTTCTAAAGTTGCAAGACTATTCCCCAATGGAAAACGTATagattatattttgtatttaagCTCAAAATTATACAAA GTAGAGGTACAAGACTTTCATCATCCTTTCCCAATACGAGTACCTCACAAAGAGTTTAGTTACTCTGATCATGAAGCTGTTATGGCTGCTTTGAATGTTAGTCCTG GTCCGTCAACTCAGCCTCAACCAACGAATGTAGACGTTGCAGAAACATTGAAAACGGCGATAAATATATGTAAAACTTCGTTAAGGATTGTTCGCCGCCAACGTATTTGGTACTTAGTATTAGCTAGTATACTAATAGTTCCAATCGTCTGGTCTATGGGACTTGATTGTGGCATTGCGTCTGTACCTGTGAGCATTGGACTTAATGTAATACGTGCTTTTCTAACTGCAATACTGTGTTATTCTTTGTTCATGAGTACTATATGGAATAGCGTAGAAACAAACTCTCTAAAAGAAGGGTGTTTAGAAAtggaaatttatttaaaaaatttaaccgAATTTGTTAACATCAAGAGGTAA
- the nSMase gene encoding neutral sphingomyelinase isoform X1: MSDKIVIKILTLNCWGIPYISKDRTSRMEAIADKLASEDYGIICLQEVWSPNDFKMIKAKTQEQLPYSHYFYRLNTISMLYLNGVLGSGICVLSKYRIEDVMFHKWPLNGYVHKIHHGDWFGGKGVGLCRLKIHDMNVNVYTAHLHAEYSKHNDEYLAHRVLQAFDTAQLIKMTCGGADFAILGGDLNTEPQDLAYKIICGVAGLIDTCSNISNNLGTNECANNSYTSSKVARLFPNGKRIDYILYLSSKLYKVEVQDFHHPFPIRVPHKEFSYSDHEAVMAALNVSPGPSTQPQPTNVDVAETLKTAINICKTSLRIVRRQRIWYLVLASILIVPIVWSMGLDCGIASVPVSIGLNVIRAFLTAILCYSLFMSTIWNSVETNSLKEGCLEMEIYLKNLTEFVNIKR; this comes from the exons ATGTCAGACAAAATAGTTATAAAAATTTTAACTTTAAATTGTTG GGGAATACCATACATTTCTAAGGATAGGACAAGCCGTATGGAAGCAATTGCTGACAAATTAGCTAGTGAGGATTATGGTATTATTTGTTTACAAGAAGTCTGGTCTCcgaatgattttaaaatgattaaagcgAAAACGCAAGAGCAATTGCCATACTCACATTATTTTTATAGGTTAAATACCATTAGTATGTTGTACTTAAA TGGTGTTCTTGGATCAGGAATTTGTGTCTTGTCAAAATATCGCATTGAAGATGTAATGTTTCATAAATGGCCTTTAAATGGATATGTTCACAAGATACACCATGGAGATTGGTTTGGAGGAAAGGGTGTTGGACTTTGCAGGCTCAAAATTCATGACATGAATGTTAACGTTTATACTGCGCAC TTGCATGCAGAGTATAGTAAGCATAATGATGAATACCTTGCACATAGAGTTTTACAAGCATTTGATACTGcccaattaataaaaatgactTGTGGTGGGGCTGACTTTGCTATATTGGGAGGTGATCTCAATACAGAgccacaagatttagcttataaAATCATTTGTGGTGTTGCTGGTTTAATTGACACTTGCTCaaacatttcaaataatttaggGACCAATGAGTGTGCCAATAACAGTTATACTAGTTCTAAAGTTGCAAGACTATTCCCCAATGGAAAACGTATagattatattttgtatttaagCTCAAAATTATACAAA GTAGAGGTACAAGACTTTCATCATCCTTTCCCAATACGAGTACCTCACAAAGAGTTTAGTTACTCTGATCATGAAGCTGTTATGGCTGCTTTGAATGTTAGTCCTG GTCCGTCAACTCAGCCTCAACCAACGAATGTAGACGTTGCAGAAACATTGAAAACGGCGATAAATATATGTAAAACTTCGTTAAGGATTGTTCGCCGCCAACGTATTTGGTACTTAGTATTAGCTAGTATACTAATAGTTCCAATCGTCTGGTCTATGGGACTTGATTGTGGCATTGCGTCTGTACCTGTGAGCATTGGACTTAATGTAATACGTGCTTTTCTAACTGCAATACTGTGTTATTCTTTGTTCATGAGTACTATATGGAATAGCGTAGAAACAAACTCTCTAAAAGAAGGGTGTTTAGAAAtggaaatttatttaaaaaatttaaccgAATTTGTTAACATCAAGAGGTAA
- the Sra-1 gene encoding cytoplasmic FMR1-interacting protein Sra-1, giving the protein MTTDKVTLGDALSNVDVLDEFTLPDEQPCIEAQPCSVVYQANFDTNFEDRNGFVTGIAKYIEEATVHASLNELLEEGLKHAVMLYTWRCCSRAIPQPKSNEQPNRVEIYEKTVEVLAPEVNKLLNFMYFQRKAIERFSGEVKRLCHHEKRKDFVSEAYLLTLGKFINMFAVLDELKNMKSSVKNDYSTYRRAAQFLKVLSDSHTIQESQNLSMFLATQNKIRDTVKENLEKIAGYEELLADVVNICVHMFETKMYLTPNEKHMLVKVMGFGLFLMDSDLCNINKLDQKKKLKLDRIDRIFKNLEVVPLFGDMQIAPFNYIKRSKHFDASRWPLSSSSNSISPQADLMVHLPQIREDHVKYISELARYSNEVTTTYKECGSDVENRETAELALRGLQLLSQWTSVVTELYSWKLLHPTDHHMNKECPQEAEEYERATRYNYTDEEKFALIEVIAMIKGLQVLMARIETVFIDAIRRNIYAELQDFVQLILREPLRKAIKNKKDLIRSIIVSVRETCADWHFGVEPLGDPALKGKKDPDNGFGIKVPRRNVGPSSTQLYMVRTMLESLIADKSGGKRTLRKDIDGQYLVQIDQFHKTSFYWSYLLNFSESLQDCCDLSQLWYREFYLEMTMGRKIQKCQVRHQHNEECSDLITMEKRIQFPIEMSMPWILTDHILRSKEPSMMEYVLYPLDLYNDSALYALTIFRKQFLYDEVEAEVNLCFDQFVFKLSEQIFAHYKQLAASILLDKRFRVECVALGAYLLPYPRANRYETLLKQRHVQLLGRSIDLNKLITQRINADMQKSLDLAISKFESGDITGVVELEGLLQVNRLTHKLLSKWLALDEYDAMFREANHNVLAPYGRITLHVFWELNYDFLPNYCYNAATNRFVKCRGLQFVQPVHRDKPPQMSHHYLWGSKQLNLAYSTQYGQYSGFVGPQHFRTMCKLLGYQGIAVVMEELLKIVKSLIQGSLHQFTKTLMEAMPKVCKLPRYDYGSPGVLGYYHAQLNDIVQYPDAKTELFHNFREFGNTILFCLLMEQALSQEEVCDLLHAAPFQNILPRPYCKEGEKPETKQKRLEAKYAALQIVPNVDNLGTAKQAMIAREGDLLTRERLCCGLSIFEVVLSRLRSFLDDPIWVGPPPANGVMNVDECTEFHRLWSALQFVYCIPVGETEFTVEELFGEGLHWAGCAMIVLLGQQRRFEALDFCYHILRVQRVDGKDENVKGIHLKRMVDRIRRFQVLNSQIFAVLNKYLKSGDSDASSVEHVRCFPSPIHPSLAHAQQQHYHTPEYLRQMNHQ; this is encoded by the exons ATGACTACTGATAAAGTAACTTTAGGTGATGCATTATCTAATGTTGATGTGCTCGATGAATTCACATTACCGGATGAACAACCATGCATCGAAGCACAACCGTGTTCTGTAGTATATCAAGCCAATTTTGATACTAATTTTGAAGATAGGAATGGTTTTGTTACGGGAATCGCTAAATACATTGAAGAAGCTACAGTTCATGCAAGCTTG AATGAACTATTGGAAGAAGGATTGAAACATGCTGTTATGTTATATACATGGAGATGCTGTTCTCGTGCAATTCCGCAACCAAAATCAAATGAACAACCAAACAGAGTAGAAATTTATGAAAAGACTGTAGAGGTACTAGCACCAGAAGTAAATAAGTTACttaattttatgtattttcaA AGAAAAGCAATTGAAAGGTTCTCTGGAGAAGTAAAACGTTTATGTCATCATGAGAAAAGGAAAGACTTTGTTTCTGAAGCGTATTTGCTTACATTAGGAAAGTTCATTAATATGTTTGCAGTTTTGGATGAATTGAAAAACATGAAATCTAGTGTGAAAAATGATTATTCTACTTATAGGAG AGCTGCTCAATTTCTTAAAGTGCTGTCTGATTCCCACACAATACAGGAGTCACAAAACTTATCAATGTTTTTAGCTACACAAAATAAGATTCGCGATACGGTTAAAGAAAACTTGGAAAAAATTGCTGGATATGAAGAGTTGCTTGCAGATGTAGTCAACATATGTGTCCATATGTTTGAGACTAAGATGTATTTGACACCAAATGAAAAACACATGTTGGTAAAGGTGATGGGATTTGGGCTATTTTTAATGGATAGCGATTTGTGCAATATCAATAAATTAGatcaaaagaaaaaattaaaattagatcgaattgatagaatttttaaaaatttggaaGTAGTACCATTATTTGGTGACATGCAAATTGCACCTTTTAATTACATCAAACGTTCCAAACATTTTGATGCATCAAGATGGCCATTATCTTCTTCATCAAATAGTATAAGCCCACAAGCAGATCTTATGGTACATCTGCCACAGATCAGAGAAGACCATGTAAAATATATTAGCGAATTAGCAAG GTACAGTAATGAAGTAACTACCACCTACAAAGAATGTGGCAGTGATGTCGAAAATAGAGAAACTGCTGAGTTAGCTTTACGTGGGTTGCAATTACTTTCACAGTGGACAAGTGTAGTTACAGAACTTTATAGTTGGAAGCTTCTTCATCCTACTGATCACCACATGAATAAGGAATGTCCACAGGAAGCCGAAGAATATGAAAGA GCTACACGTTACAATTACACGGACGAAGAAAAATTTGCTCTAATAGAAGTGATTGCAATGATCAAGGGATTGCAAGTATTAATGGCACGTATAGAAACCGTTTTCATTGATGCGATACGTAGAAATATATATGCGGAGTTACAAGATTTTGTGCAACTTATTTTACGAGAACCACTTCGTAAagctattaaaaataaaaaagatctTATCCGTAG TATAATAGTATCTGTAAGAGAAACTTGCGCCGATTGGCATTTTGGAGTAGAGCCATTAGGAGATCCTGCTTTAAAGGGGAAGAAAGATCCTGATAACGGTTTTGGTATTAAAGTGCCACGAAGGAATGTTG GACCTTCTTCAACTCAGCTTTATATGGTTCGTACTATGTTAGAATCATTAATTGCTGACAAGAGTGGTGGAAAACGTACTCTAAGAAAAGATATTGATGGCCAGTATCTTGTGCAGATCGATCAATTCCATAAAACTAGTTTTTATTGGAGTTATCTCTTGAATTTTAGTG aATCATTGCAAGACTGCTGTGATTTGTCCCAATTATGGTACAGAGAATTTTATCTAGAGATGACCATGGGACGAAAGATACAG AAATGCCAAGTACGTCACCAGCATAATGAAGAGTGCAGCGACTTGATCACCATGGAGAAACGTATCCAG TTCCCTATCGAGATGTCTATGCCATGGATATTGACTGATCATATATTGCGAAGCAAAGAACCATCAATGATGGA ATATGTTCTGTATCCACTGGATTTGTACAATGATAGTGCATTGTATGCACTGACAATATTCCGTAAACAATTTCTTTACGACGAAGTGGAAGCTGAAGTAAACTTATGCTTTGATCAATTCGTTTTCAAGCTTAGCGAACAAATTTTTGCTCATTACAAGCAATTAGCCGCGAGTATATTGCTAGACAAAAGATTCCGAGTAGAGTGTGTTGCTCTTGGCGCATATTTACTTCCATATCCTCGTGCCAATAGATACGAAACGCTATTAAAACAAAGACACGTACAACTATTGGGAAgaagcattgacttgaataaATTGATTACCCAGCGTATTAACGCGGACATGCAGAAATCATTGGATTTGGCAATTAGTAAATTTGAATCTGGCGATATTACAGGAGTGGTA GAATTAGAAGGACTTCTACAAGTTAACCGTCTTACCCATAAACTTTTAAGTAAATGGCTTGCACTGGATGAATACGATGCAATGTTCAGAGAAGCTAATCATAACGTGTTAGCTCCGTATGGGCGAATCACGCTTCATGTATTTTGGGAATTAAATTATGACTTTTTGCCAAATTATTGTTATAATGCAGCAACAAACAG ATTTGTAAAATGTCGAGGACTTCAATTTGTACAGCCAGTTCATCGAGATAAACCGCCACAAATGTCGCATCATTATCTTTGGGGCAGTAAACAATTGAATTTAGCGTACAGCACACAGTACGGGCAATATTCAGGATTTGTCGGACCGCAACATTTTCGAACAATGTGCAAGCTTCTTGGTTATCAAGGAATAGCAGTAGTAATGGAAGAGCTTCTAAAAATCGTCAAATCTTTGATTCAAGGAAGCTTACATCAATTCACTAAGACCCTGATGGAAGCAATGCCAAAAGTTTGTAAACTTCCTAGATACGATTATGGATCTCCAGGTGTCTTGGGGTATTATCATGCTCAGTTGAATGACATTGTACAATATCCTGATGCAAAAACCGAACTCTTTCATAATTTTCGAGAGTTTGGCAATACAATTCTGTTTTGTCTTTTAATGGAACAAGCCTTGTCACAGGAAGAAGTTTGCGATTTGTTACATGCAGCGCCGTTTCAAAATATATTGCCTAGGCCTTACTGTAAAG AGGGTGAAAAACCGGAAACTAAGCAGAAACGACTTGAAGCAAAATATGCAGCCTTGCAGATCGTTCCAAACGTAGATAATCTAGGTACAGCTAAG CAAGCAATGATTGCCAGAGAAGGAGATTTACTGACACGGGAACGACTTTGCTGTGGTTTATCAATATTCGAAGTGGTACTTAGCAGATTACGTAGTTTCTTGGATGATCCCATATGGGTTGGTCCTCCTCCAGCAAATGGAGTAATGAACGTCGACGAATGTACAGAATTTCATAGATTGTGGAGTGCGTTACAGTTTGTGTATTGTATTCCCGTCGGAGAAACAGAATTTACTGTTGA GGAATTATTCGGAGAAGGTTTACATTGGGCTGGATGTGCTATGATAGTATTACTTGGTCAACAAAGACGTTTCGAGGCTCTTGATTTCTGTTATCATATCCTAAGAGTACAACGGGTGGACGGAAAAGACGAAAATGTTAAAGGAATC CATTTGAAAAGAATGGTGGACAGAATCAGAAGATTTCAAGTATTAAATTCGCAAATTTTTGCTGTAttaaataagtatttgaagagcgGAGATAGTGATGCATCAAGCGTTGAACATGTTCGATGCTTTCCGTCGCCCATTCATCCCTCGCTTGCTCATGCACAGCAGCAACACTATCATACGCCAGAATATTTACGTCAAATGAATCATCAGTAA